In Dehalogenimonas etheniformans, one genomic interval encodes:
- the atpF gene encoding F0F1 ATP synthase subunit B: protein MGELLSELGINLPSFIAQLVNFLILFGLLYLVAYKPVLKMLDERSNKVKSSLEQAEIIKAQAEKAQEDFKVQIAEASKQGQMVIERASKTGDEIREKAKAEAQAEAEALIARAKAEIRRERDEVIDELRKEFADLTILAAGKVIGKSLDKTAHREMINQVLEESAGLRKN, encoded by the coding sequence ATGGGAGAACTACTCTCAGAACTAGGGATTAATCTGCCCTCTTTCATAGCTCAACTGGTCAACTTTCTGATCCTATTCGGGTTGTTGTACCTGGTGGCTTATAAGCCTGTCCTGAAGATGCTGGATGAGCGGTCCAACAAGGTCAAATCCAGTCTCGAACAGGCAGAGATCATTAAAGCCCAGGCGGAGAAGGCCCAAGAGGATTTCAAGGTCCAGATCGCTGAAGCCTCGAAACAAGGCCAAATGGTGATCGAGCGCGCCTCCAAAACCGGTGATGAAATTCGGGAAAAAGCTAAAGCAGAAGCTCAGGCTGAAGCTGAGGCCCTCATAGCCCGGGCTAAAGCAGAAATCCGGCGTGAAAGAGATGAAGTTATTGACGAACTACGCAAGGAGTTCGCCGATCTTACGATTCTCGCTGCCGGTAAAGTGATCGGAAAATCCCTTGATAAAACGGCACATCGCGAAATGATTAACCAGGTCCTCGAAGAGAGTGCCGGGTTGAGAAAGAACTAG
- the atpE gene encoding ATP synthase F0 subunit C, which translates to MDAEAAKLLAAGLAIGLGAIGPGVGLGLVGMGAVQAVSRNPEARGLVFTNFLFALALTEAVAIYALVISIVLIFVA; encoded by the coding sequence TTGGACGCGGAAGCAGCGAAACTCTTGGCAGCAGGTTTAGCAATTGGTTTGGGTGCTATCGGCCCCGGCGTAGGTCTTGGTCTGGTGGGCATGGGCGCGGTTCAAGCGGTTAGCCGCAATCCCGAAGCCCGCGGTTTGGTTTTCACCAACTTCCTGTTCGCCCTGGCTCTGACCGAAGCCGTCGCCATTTATGCCCTGGTCATTTCTATCGTCTTGATCTTCGTGGCTTAA
- a CDS encoding F0F1 ATP synthase subunit delta codes for MGKSAYAQAMRYGQAVFETAAQHQNFNTWRDNMETLVRMVQDRDVLFFLENPRVPIANKREILEPKLKGVNPMAVNLLYLLVERGGLSMMPDIFADYQRRLDDLYGIAHAKVTAAIPLSDTETAEVRQKLGTMFGKHVDITTKVDPSILGGIVARVGDKVIDGSVSRRLENLKREINQVRL; via the coding sequence TTGGGTAAAAGCGCCTACGCTCAGGCCATGCGGTACGGCCAAGCAGTTTTTGAGACCGCCGCACAACACCAGAACTTCAACACCTGGCGTGACAATATGGAAACCCTGGTCCGCATGGTGCAAGATCGGGACGTGCTCTTTTTTCTTGAGAACCCAAGAGTTCCAATCGCCAACAAACGCGAGATACTGGAGCCCAAACTGAAGGGCGTTAACCCAATGGCGGTCAATTTATTGTACTTGCTCGTTGAGCGCGGTGGTTTGTCGATGATGCCTGATATTTTTGCCGACTATCAGCGGCGGCTGGATGACTTGTATGGAATAGCCCACGCCAAGGTAACAGCCGCAATCCCATTATCCGATACTGAGACTGCCGAGGTTAGGCAAAAACTCGGTACCATGTTCGGCAAACATGTCGACATAACAACAAAAGTAGATCCATCGATCCTTGGCGGTATCGTAGCTAGGGTGGGTGATAAAGTAATTGACGGCAGCGTTTCTCGCCGTCTCGAAAATCTGAAACGAGAAATTAACCAGGTCAGGCTATAA